The following coding sequences are from one Nicotiana tomentosiformis chromosome 3, ASM39032v3, whole genome shotgun sequence window:
- the LOC104120907 gene encoding inorganic pyrophosphatase 1-like — MAGIVVVFDFDKTIIDLDSDNWVVDELGATNLFNQLLPTMPWNSVMDKMMKELHAQGKTIADIEEVLKRAPIIPRVVPAIKAAHALGCELRVVSDANIFYIETILKHLGIMDCFSEINSNPGYVDEEGKLRIQPYHDFHTSSHGCSLCPPNMCKGLIIERIQASLAMEGKKRMIYLGDGAGDFCPSLKLKKEDFVMPRKDFPVWKLINENRELVRAEIHGWKDGEEYEHILLQIIKTLTMEENQLLSVDCKFQTIPIEALPKVVPVPY, encoded by the exons atggCCGGAATCGTTGTAGTTTTTGACTTCGACAAGACGATTATTGATTTGGACAGCGATAATTGGGTGGTGGATGAGTTAGGTGCTACTAATTTGTTCAATCAACTTCTCCCTACCATGCCCTGGAATTCTGTCATG GACAAGATGATGAAGGAGCTCCATGCACAAGGCAAAACTATTGCGGACATTGAAGAAGTGCTTAAACGGGCACCTATAATTCCCCGTGTGGTACCAGCCATTAAAGCGGCTCATGCTTTAGG GTGTGAATTGAGGGTAGTAAGCGATGCGAATATCTTCTATATTGAGACAATATTGAAGCATTTGGGAATAATGGATTGCTTCTCGGAGATTAATTCAAATCCAGGATATGTTGATGAGGAAGGAAAACTTAGAATCCAACCTTACCATGATTTTCACACTTCCTCTCATGGCTGCAGTCTTTGTCCTCCCAACATGTGCAAG GGCCTCATTATAGAAAGAATACAAGCTTCTCTGGCTATGGAAGGGAAGAAAAGAATGATTTATCTTGGTGACGGAGCAGGTGATTTTTGTCCCAGCTTGAAACTCAAAAAGGAAGATTTTGTAATGCCAAGGAAAGATTTTCCAGTCTGGAAATTAATAAATGAAAATCGCGAACTCGTAAGAGCAGAGATCCATGGGTGGAAGGATGGAGAAGAATATGAACATATTCTGCTTCAGATAATCAAAACATTAACAATGGAGGAGAACCAATTGTTATCAGTTGATTGCAAGTTTCAGACAATTCCCATTGAGGCCTTACCAAAAGTTGTCCCTGTGCCTTACTAA